One window from the genome of Desulfatiglans anilini DSM 4660 encodes:
- a CDS encoding cytochrome c3 family protein produces the protein MGSKSEKMIAYCLAAVLLVVGVVSYVASAHQKPDELVRIMLQNSAGGVLFTHMNHASEDEYGIACTDCHHAWDEDPETSPGRCSECHEPESEDPMKSSDAFHMLCQGCHEDGGSGPVECGECHVFQ, from the coding sequence ATGGGATCCAAATCTGAGAAAATGATCGCTTACTGCCTTGCAGCGGTACTGCTGGTCGTCGGTGTCGTTTCCTACGTCGCATCGGCGCACCAGAAACCGGATGAACTCGTGAGGATCATGCTGCAGAACAGCGCCGGCGGCGTTCTCTTCACCCACATGAACCACGCCTCGGAAGATGAATACGGGATCGCCTGCACCGACTGCCATCATGCCTGGGATGAAGACCCGGAGACCTCCCCGGGCCGTTGCAGCGAATGCCACGAGCCTGAGAGTGAGGATCCCATGAAGTCGTCCGATGCGTTTCACATGTTGTGCCAAGGGTGCCATGAGGACGGGGGCAGCGGCCCTGTTGAATGTGGTGAATGCCATGTGTTTCAGTAG
- a CDS encoding Ppx/GppA phosphatase family protein — MSGRLAVIELGTHTARMLVGGWGAAPGVLRETLRDRVYVRLAEGMRSNGGRLSGEALDRAVAALRGFRDRAGASGVERFVVIGTGVLREASNGQDFLRRLAGATGFRLRLLSGEEEARFTASGVLWALGMGKGPFVVFDLGGGSTEFMIGGEAGTEVFSVPIGAAVLTEAHFAADPPLEHEIEMLRRAVDRATEPILKPARGASPRLAGTGGTAVTLAAMLHGLPVERIDASTVNGLRVEKPALTALFEEMRRLKVSERARMTGLDAGRAPVILAGTLCIMQVMEHLDASVMTVSLSDLLEGILMDQLKGEKHAS, encoded by the coding sequence ATGAGCGGAAGGTTGGCCGTCATCGAACTCGGGACCCACACCGCCCGTATGCTGGTGGGGGGTTGGGGGGCGGCGCCCGGAGTGCTGCGTGAGACGCTTCGGGACCGCGTGTATGTGCGCCTTGCCGAGGGGATGCGATCGAACGGCGGAAGGCTGAGCGGCGAAGCCCTCGACAGGGCCGTGGCCGCGCTCAGGGGTTTTCGGGACCGGGCCGGCGCCTCAGGCGTCGAGCGGTTTGTCGTGATCGGCACCGGCGTTCTGAGAGAGGCGTCCAACGGGCAGGATTTCCTGCGGCGGCTGGCCGGCGCGACGGGTTTCCGCCTCCGGCTGCTTTCGGGGGAAGAAGAGGCCCGCTTCACGGCGAGCGGGGTGTTATGGGCCCTTGGCATGGGAAAGGGGCCCTTTGTTGTTTTTGACCTCGGCGGCGGCAGCACCGAGTTCATGATCGGCGGGGAGGCGGGTACGGAGGTTTTTTCGGTTCCAATCGGTGCAGCGGTGCTGACCGAGGCGCATTTCGCTGCCGACCCGCCTCTCGAGCACGAGATCGAGATGCTGCGGCGCGCGGTTGACCGGGCTACCGAACCGATTCTCAAGCCCGCCCGCGGCGCCTCCCCGCGGCTTGCCGGAACGGGGGGGACCGCCGTGACCCTGGCTGCGATGCTGCACGGCCTGCCGGTCGAGCGGATCGATGCCTCGACGGTCAACGGACTGCGTGTCGAAAAGCCCGCGCTCACGGCGTTGTTCGAAGAGATGAGGCGTCTGAAGGTCTCCGAGAGGGCGCGCATGACCGGCCTGGACGCCGGACGCGCCCCGGTCATCCTGGCGGGGACGCTTTGCATCATGCAGGTGATGGAGCACCTCGACGCCTCGGTTATGACGGTCAGTCTGTCCGATTTGCTCGAAGGGATTCTGATGGATCAGTTGAAGGGGGAAAAACATGCATCATAA
- the guaB gene encoding IMP dehydrogenase, which translates to MHHKDIAFGYTFDDLILVPAQSKVLPAEVDVTTRLSRNIALNIPIVSAAMDTVTEADTAITMARQGGLGFIHKNMPIERQVLEVEQVKKSESGMIIDPITIEPESRLHDVVAIMEKYRISGVPVVKDGNLVGIITNRDLRFETNLDQEVQAVMTKDNLATARMGITLEESKAILHARRIEKLLVVDEEGKLRGLITIKDIEKIKKYPNSCKDTLGRLRVGAAVGIGGDMMERVAALIGANVDVLVVDTAHGHSAMVIEAVAMIKKRYGDLELLAGNIATADGARALIDAGADAVKVGVGPGSICTTRVVAGVGVPQMTAIMDCSEACRKAGVPLIGDGGIKFSGDLTKALAGGADSVMIGSLFAGTEESPGETILYQGRSYKVYRGMGSLEAMKEGSKDRYFQEKAESDKKLVPEGIVGRVPYRGPLADTIYQLVGGLRAGMGYLGCPDIRTLQERAEFVQITPAGLRESHVHDVIIIKEAPNYRIE; encoded by the coding sequence ATGCATCATAAGGACATTGCATTCGGTTACACATTCGATGACCTCATTCTCGTGCCGGCCCAGTCCAAGGTTCTGCCTGCGGAGGTGGATGTCACGACCCGGCTTTCGCGGAATATCGCCCTGAATATCCCGATCGTGAGCGCGGCGATGGATACGGTGACCGAGGCGGACACCGCCATCACGATGGCCAGGCAGGGGGGCCTCGGGTTCATCCACAAGAATATGCCGATCGAGCGGCAGGTCCTGGAGGTCGAACAGGTCAAGAAGTCCGAAAGCGGGATGATCATCGATCCAATCACCATCGAGCCGGAGAGCCGGCTTCACGATGTCGTCGCCATCATGGAAAAGTACCGGATTTCCGGGGTACCGGTCGTCAAGGACGGCAACCTGGTCGGCATCATCACCAACCGTGACCTGCGCTTCGAGACCAACCTCGACCAGGAAGTCCAGGCCGTCATGACGAAAGACAATCTCGCCACGGCCCGGATGGGGATCACGCTGGAGGAATCGAAGGCCATCCTGCATGCCCGCCGCATCGAGAAACTGCTGGTCGTGGACGAGGAGGGGAAGCTCAGAGGCCTGATCACGATCAAAGACATCGAGAAGATCAAGAAGTACCCCAATTCCTGCAAGGATACGCTCGGGCGGCTACGGGTCGGGGCGGCCGTCGGCATCGGGGGCGACATGATGGAGCGGGTGGCTGCACTCATCGGGGCCAATGTGGACGTGCTGGTGGTGGACACCGCGCACGGGCACTCGGCCATGGTGATCGAGGCGGTCGCGATGATCAAGAAGCGCTACGGAGATCTGGAGTTGCTGGCCGGCAATATCGCGACGGCCGACGGCGCGCGGGCCCTGATCGATGCGGGCGCGGACGCGGTCAAGGTCGGAGTCGGGCCGGGTTCGATCTGCACGACCCGGGTCGTTGCCGGGGTCGGCGTTCCACAGATGACGGCCATCATGGATTGCTCCGAGGCCTGCCGCAAGGCCGGTGTGCCGCTCATCGGGGACGGCGGCATCAAGTTTTCCGGGGATTTGACCAAGGCCCTGGCAGGCGGCGCCGATTCGGTCATGATCGGGAGCCTCTTCGCCGGGACGGAGGAGAGCCCCGGCGAGACGATCCTTTATCAGGGCCGGAGCTACAAGGTCTATCGCGGCATGGGATCCCTCGAGGCCATGAAGGAGGGGAGCAAAGACCGCTATTTCCAGGAAAAGGCCGAATCCGACAAGAAGCTGGTCCCGGAAGGGATCGTCGGCCGGGTCCCGTATCGTGGGCCATTGGCCGACACGATCTATCAGCTGGTCGGTGGACTGAGGGCCGGGATGGGCTACCTCGGGTGCCCCGACATCCGGACCCTCCAGGAGCGTGCGGAGTTTGTCCAGATCACCCCGGCGGGCTTGAGAGAGAGCCATGTCCATGATGTCATCATCATCAAAGAGGCGCCCAATTACCGGATCGAGTAG
- the guaA gene encoding glutamine-hydrolyzing GMP synthase, translating to MSSQLYKQKILILDFGSQYTQLIARRVREAQVYCEIHPFNLALEKIEAYAPKGIILSGGPASIYDADAPMLRREILEMRVPILGICYGMQSITFLLGGQVTRAEDREYGHATIDIQDDTDLFHGLGEQEGRMMVWMSHGDRIEAMPAGFTALAGSRNSPVAAMADPSRRIFGVQFHPEVVHTPDGTRLLKNFLYTICGCEPTWTMASFARRTIRSLRERIQDDRVICGLSGGVDSSVTAVLLHKAIGPQLSCIFVDNGLLRLNEAREVMELFGEHYGMDIHLVDASDHFLACLEGVTDPERKRKIIGREFIAVFEQKAKELGDARYLAQGTLYPDVIESVSFKGPSATIKSHHNVGGLPEQMNLELIEPLRELFKDEGRQVGVELGLPREMVMRQPFPGPGLAVRILGEVTRERLEIVRAADAIVIEEIRNAGLYEKVWQSFAVLLPVRTVGVMGDERTYEHVIAVRVVDSLDAMTADWSRIPYQVMGRISNRVINSVKGVNRVVYDISSKPPATIEWE from the coding sequence ATGAGCAGTCAACTTTACAAGCAAAAGATCCTGATCCTGGACTTCGGGTCGCAGTACACCCAGCTCATCGCGCGCCGCGTACGGGAGGCGCAGGTCTACTGCGAAATTCACCCTTTCAACCTGGCGCTTGAAAAGATCGAGGCGTATGCCCCGAAGGGGATCATCCTTTCGGGGGGGCCTGCGAGCATCTATGACGCCGATGCGCCGATGCTGCGGCGTGAGATCCTGGAGATGCGCGTACCGATCCTGGGCATCTGCTATGGGATGCAGTCCATCACCTTCCTGCTCGGGGGCCAGGTGACGCGGGCCGAGGATCGGGAATACGGCCATGCGACGATCGATATCCAGGACGACACGGACTTGTTTCACGGGCTCGGTGAACAGGAAGGCCGGATGATGGTCTGGATGAGCCACGGGGACCGGATCGAGGCCATGCCCGCCGGGTTCACCGCACTGGCCGGGAGCCGCAACAGCCCGGTGGCGGCGATGGCGGACCCCTCCCGGCGCATCTTCGGGGTGCAGTTCCACCCGGAGGTGGTCCACACCCCGGACGGCACCCGGCTCCTCAAGAATTTCCTCTACACGATCTGCGGGTGCGAACCCACCTGGACCATGGCGTCCTTTGCGCGCCGGACCATCCGCAGCCTGCGTGAACGGATCCAAGACGACCGGGTCATCTGCGGACTGTCCGGGGGGGTCGACTCCTCGGTGACGGCCGTCCTGCTCCACAAGGCCATCGGGCCGCAGCTGAGCTGCATCTTCGTGGACAACGGTCTTCTGCGCCTCAACGAGGCCCGGGAGGTGATGGAGCTTTTCGGCGAGCACTACGGGATGGACATCCATCTGGTGGATGCCTCGGACCACTTCCTTGCCTGTCTGGAGGGGGTCACCGACCCCGAGCGGAAGCGCAAGATCATCGGCCGGGAGTTCATCGCCGTCTTCGAGCAGAAGGCCAAGGAGTTGGGCGACGCGCGCTATCTCGCCCAGGGAACCCTGTACCCCGACGTGATCGAGAGCGTCTCCTTCAAAGGGCCTTCGGCGACGATCAAGAGCCATCACAACGTGGGGGGGCTGCCTGAACAGATGAATCTCGAGTTGATCGAGCCCCTGCGCGAACTGTTCAAGGACGAGGGGCGCCAGGTGGGGGTCGAACTCGGCCTCCCCCGGGAGATGGTCATGCGCCAGCCTTTCCCCGGCCCGGGCCTTGCCGTGCGGATCCTCGGCGAGGTGACCCGCGAACGGTTGGAGATTGTGCGCGCGGCCGACGCGATCGTGATCGAAGAGATCCGCAACGCCGGGCTTTATGAAAAGGTGTGGCAGTCCTTCGCCGTGCTGCTGCCCGTCCGGACCGTCGGCGTGATGGGGGATGAGCGCACCTACGAGCATGTGATCGCCGTGCGCGTCGTGGACAGCCTGGATGCCATGACCGCCGACTGGTCGCGGATCCCCTATCAGGTGATGGGCCGCATCTCCAATCGGGTCATCAACAGCGTCAAGGGGGTGAACCGCGTCGTCTACGACATCTCCTCCAAGCCCCCGGCGACCATCGAGTGGGAGTGA
- a CDS encoding acyl-CoA dehydratase activase, whose amino-acid sequence MHYAAGIDVGSLSTEAVILDSEARIVGESILETGFHSTRAAEKAFEAALAHAGLPAEAIETAVATGYGRISVPFAAKRITEISCHALGAWRLFPDTGTVIDIGGQDSKVIQVGTEGRVLDFTMNDKCAAGTGRFLDVMAAKLEVPLEDLGRLSLEARGEATISSVCTVFAESEVVSLVARNHPREEIIRGIHRSIVHRVVSMVRVVGVQGQVTMTGGVALNQGVVALLSEELGRPVRVPAEPRTVGAFGAALHALKGGA is encoded by the coding sequence ATGCACTATGCCGCCGGCATCGACGTCGGATCCCTCAGCACAGAGGCCGTCATTCTGGACTCAGAGGCCCGCATCGTCGGGGAAAGCATCCTGGAGACCGGATTCCACAGCACCCGGGCGGCCGAAAAAGCCTTCGAAGCCGCCCTCGCCCATGCCGGCCTGCCGGCTGAGGCCATCGAGACCGCCGTGGCGACGGGCTACGGGAGGATATCGGTCCCCTTTGCCGCCAAACGCATCACGGAGATCTCCTGCCATGCCCTGGGGGCGTGGCGTCTTTTTCCGGACACAGGGACCGTGATCGACATCGGCGGGCAGGACTCGAAGGTGATTCAGGTGGGGACAGAGGGGAGGGTCCTCGATTTCACCATGAACGACAAGTGTGCAGCCGGAACCGGCCGCTTCCTGGACGTAATGGCCGCCAAGCTGGAGGTCCCGCTCGAGGACCTCGGACGCCTCTCCCTCGAGGCGCGCGGTGAAGCCACAATCAGCAGTGTGTGCACCGTCTTCGCGGAGAGCGAGGTGGTCTCGCTCGTAGCGCGGAACCACCCCAGGGAGGAGATCATCCGCGGCATCCACCGCTCCATCGTGCACCGCGTCGTCAGCATGGTAAGGGTCGTCGGCGTCCAGGGCCAGGTCACGATGACCGGGGGCGTGGCCCTCAACCAAGGGGTGGTCGCCCTGCTTTCGGAGGAACTGGGCCGCCCCGTCCGGGTGCCCGCCGAACCGCGCACCGTGGGGGCCTTCGGGGCCGCTCTGCACGCCCTCAAAGGCGGCGCCTGA
- a CDS encoding 2-hydroxyacyl-CoA dehydratase subunit D, whose amino-acid sequence MTLLPAIRYRFMKDIGAPAAMRFAKMGKKRPARPPDPLFAPPLAATRRLKELISRHYFLSRYTRGAMPVAWVTSGAPVEILRPFGYYTLYPENHSALCGAQKVGGRMCAHAEEHGYSPDLCSYARIDLGHALTGNTPVGRLPRPDLLFASNNICQTVLYWYKILAARYGIPLILFDTPYRFADAEGGPDLEYMVGQMEAIIQQLEGISGRRFDREAFSRTIDLAKETSLLWGRVLATMKARPAPMTIFDAFAHMLPIVSLRGLESARGYYRLLLEELEERAERGVGAIREERKRLMWDNIAIWPRMREHANLFASHGMAFVTATYTNAWAETTPLLDPGRPLESLAKAYSCVILNHHLEHRLKLMERLIREYRVDGLVIHSARSCKPYSVGQYDIKRLLLERLSIPSVVIEADIADERAYAEEQTRTRLEAFFEALEEE is encoded by the coding sequence ATGACCCTTCTGCCTGCCATCCGATACCGCTTCATGAAGGACATCGGCGCACCGGCCGCCATGCGCTTCGCAAAAATGGGGAAGAAACGGCCTGCGCGCCCGCCCGACCCCCTGTTCGCACCCCCCTTGGCTGCCACCCGGCGCCTCAAGGAGCTCATCAGCCGCCATTATTTTCTCTCCCGGTACACCCGGGGGGCGATGCCCGTCGCCTGGGTCACGAGCGGCGCGCCGGTCGAGATCCTGCGCCCTTTCGGCTATTACACCCTCTACCCCGAAAACCACAGCGCCCTGTGCGGCGCCCAGAAGGTCGGCGGGCGCATGTGCGCCCATGCCGAAGAGCACGGCTACAGCCCCGATCTCTGCTCCTACGCGCGCATCGACCTCGGGCACGCGCTCACCGGAAACACCCCCGTCGGGCGGCTCCCCCGGCCGGACCTTCTCTTCGCTTCGAACAACATCTGCCAGACCGTGCTTTACTGGTACAAGATCCTGGCGGCGCGTTACGGCATCCCGCTCATTCTTTTCGACACCCCTTATCGCTTCGCGGACGCGGAGGGCGGGCCGGACCTCGAATACATGGTGGGGCAGATGGAGGCCATCATCCAGCAGCTCGAGGGCATCAGCGGACGGCGCTTCGACCGGGAGGCCTTTTCGCGGACCATCGACCTCGCAAAAGAAACCTCGCTTCTCTGGGGGCGGGTGCTCGCCACGATGAAGGCCCGACCGGCCCCCATGACCATCTTCGACGCCTTCGCCCACATGCTGCCGATCGTGTCCCTCCGCGGCCTGGAATCGGCCCGGGGCTACTACCGCCTGCTCCTGGAAGAACTCGAGGAGCGCGCAGAGCGGGGCGTTGGCGCCATCCGCGAGGAGCGCAAGCGCCTCATGTGGGACAATATCGCCATCTGGCCCCGGATGCGGGAGCACGCGAATCTCTTCGCCTCGCACGGGATGGCCTTCGTCACCGCCACCTACACGAACGCCTGGGCGGAGACCACCCCCCTGCTCGACCCGGGACGCCCCCTGGAGTCCTTGGCGAAGGCTTACAGCTGTGTTATCCTGAATCATCATCTAGAGCACCGGCTGAAGCTCATGGAGCGTCTGATCCGCGAATACCGGGTCGACGGGCTGGTGATCCACTCGGCCCGGAGTTGCAAGCCGTACTCCGTCGGCCAGTACGATATCAAACGCCTCCTCCTCGAACGCCTATCGATCCCCTCGGTGGTCATCGAGGCCGACATCGCCGATGAGCGGGCATACGCCGAGGAGCAGACCCGCACGCGCCTCGAGGCCTTTTTCGAGGCGCTCGAAGAGGAATAA
- a CDS encoding 2-hydroxyacyl-CoA dehydratase subunit D — protein MHRPDVSVENTLRSSEAFAAPNRKDYIQTQKASHGRKIFGVFPGHYPRELLWAFDILPVEIWDPPIETSRADAHLQSYICPVAKRGLELILDSRARGLDGVLFPHLCDTLQNLASLTAHYLQPDLPVYFFYTPKSTCPAPSWKYYIQQTRGLAERLAERFGPLDPAQWAARSAQALELDRALEALYALRAGGRLVCSNAAFYSFIRQAEYLHPDDFLPRIERFRAVCEGKATGGKRVLLSGILPNPPETLEALDDLGVRVADDDLLDAGRRIPAHAPRSADPWERAAERFFALPPCSTGSSPLKARLERLAAMVRSASAGGVIFWTVKFCEPEAFDLPELRSGLKRLGIPSLVIESALDEGLTGQTATRLEAFLEMLP, from the coding sequence ATGCACAGGCCGGATGTCTCCGTCGAAAACACCCTTCGCTCTTCCGAGGCCTTCGCAGCGCCGAATCGGAAGGATTACATCCAAACGCAGAAGGCCTCGCACGGCCGAAAGATCTTCGGGGTCTTCCCCGGCCACTACCCGCGCGAACTCCTCTGGGCCTTCGACATCCTGCCCGTCGAGATATGGGATCCGCCGATCGAAACCAGCCGGGCGGACGCGCATCTGCAGTCCTACATCTGCCCGGTCGCAAAGCGCGGGCTCGAACTGATCCTCGACAGCCGCGCGCGGGGCCTCGACGGCGTCCTTTTCCCGCACCTCTGCGATACGCTCCAGAACCTGGCATCTCTCACCGCCCATTACCTCCAGCCGGATCTTCCGGTCTACTTCTTCTACACGCCCAAATCGACGTGCCCGGCCCCGTCCTGGAAGTATTACATCCAACAGACCAGGGGGCTGGCCGAACGGCTCGCCGAGCGCTTCGGCCCCCTCGACCCGGCGCAGTGGGCGGCGCGTTCGGCGCAGGCGCTCGAGCTGGACCGGGCGCTCGAGGCGCTCTACGCCCTCAGGGCAGGCGGCCGTCTCGTCTGCTCGAACGCGGCGTTCTACAGCTTCATCCGCCAGGCCGAATACCTGCATCCGGACGATTTCCTTCCGCGGATCGAGCGCTTCCGGGCGGTCTGCGAAGGGAAGGCCACGGGCGGCAAAAGGGTGCTCCTGAGCGGCATCCTTCCGAACCCGCCGGAGACCCTCGAAGCCCTGGACGACCTCGGGGTCCGGGTGGCGGATGACGACCTCCTCGATGCCGGCCGCCGCATACCGGCCCACGCGCCCCGCTCGGCCGACCCCTGGGAGCGCGCGGCCGAGCGCTTCTTCGCCCTCCCCCCCTGCAGCACGGGCTCGTCCCCTCTGAAGGCGCGCCTCGAGCGGCTGGCCGCCATGGTCCGGTCGGCCTCGGCCGGCGGCGTCATTTTCTGGACCGTCAAATTCTGCGAACCGGAGGCCTTCGATCTGCCGGAGCTCCGTTCGGGCCTCAAGCGCCTCGGCATTCCCTCGCTCGTGATCGAAAGCGCCCTCGACGAAGGGCTGACCGGCCAGACGGCCACGCGGCTCGAGGCCTTTCTGGAGATGCTTCCCTGA
- a CDS encoding MFS transporter, whose protein sequence is MPTLNDQQRRWAIFAITAANFFLSQFYRATNAVIAPDLTADLGLDTAELGFLSAAFFYAFALTQIPISIFLDRVGARRMMTGLSIAGVVGAVVFASAHSLSMGVFGRLLLGIGMACNLMGTLKLMTSWFSPVYFATLSGIVFAIGTIGNMAATTPLVLLVDLVGWRWAFLTVAAVNLVLVAGLYAVVRDAPNEGKDRAEKGAAGGGGHSIARLAVLLKNRDYWIISMGSFVGYGIFASFQTLWAGPYLMEVMRLTPVQTGNLIFLLNVGMILGSPFWGGVSDRLVRTRKWIIVLGLVTFAAMTGILAILPAGMAFVWLALLITTLGMFRASGQLMYTHIKERMPSEMAGMAMTGINFFTMIGPAAFLHGLGAFMQRIFPGDSQGPAAFSAALLLCSGCLTAVTLLYCFSRDTRDLRRPVG, encoded by the coding sequence TTGCCGACTTTAAACGACCAGCAGCGCCGCTGGGCGATATTCGCCATCACAGCGGCCAACTTTTTTCTGTCCCAATTCTATCGGGCGACCAATGCGGTCATCGCACCGGATTTGACGGCCGATCTAGGTCTCGACACGGCCGAGCTCGGCTTCCTTTCGGCGGCGTTTTTCTATGCCTTCGCCCTGACGCAGATCCCTATCAGCATCTTCCTCGACCGGGTCGGCGCCCGCAGGATGATGACCGGGCTCTCCATTGCAGGGGTCGTCGGGGCGGTGGTCTTCGCCTCGGCGCATTCCCTTTCGATGGGGGTGTTCGGGCGTCTTCTCCTGGGGATCGGGATGGCCTGCAACCTGATGGGGACGCTCAAGCTCATGACAAGCTGGTTCAGCCCCGTCTACTTCGCCACCCTATCGGGGATCGTTTTCGCTATCGGGACGATCGGCAACATGGCGGCCACGACCCCCCTGGTCCTTCTGGTCGATCTCGTGGGGTGGCGCTGGGCCTTTCTGACGGTGGCTGCGGTGAACCTGGTCCTTGTCGCCGGCCTGTACGCCGTCGTCCGGGACGCCCCGAATGAGGGGAAAGACAGGGCTGAAAAGGGTGCAGCGGGCGGGGGCGGGCATTCCATCGCCCGTCTTGCCGTGCTGCTGAAAAACCGCGACTACTGGATCATATCGATGGGGAGCTTCGTCGGGTACGGCATCTTCGCCTCCTTCCAGACCCTTTGGGCGGGTCCGTATCTGATGGAGGTGATGCGCCTCACGCCGGTGCAGACGGGCAACCTGATTTTTCTCCTGAACGTCGGCATGATCCTGGGCAGCCCGTTCTGGGGGGGAGTTTCGGACCGTCTCGTCCGCACGCGCAAATGGATCATCGTGCTCGGCTTGGTGACCTTTGCGGCGATGACCGGAATCCTCGCCATCCTGCCCGCCGGTATGGCCTTCGTCTGGTTGGCCCTGCTGATCACGACCCTCGGGATGTTCCGGGCCTCGGGTCAGCTCATGTACACCCATATCAAGGAGCGGATGCCGTCCGAGATGGCGGGCATGGCCATGACGGGCATCAACTTTTTCACCATGATCGGCCCGGCGGCGTTTCTGCATGGCCTCGGGGCCTTCATGCAGAGGATCTTTCCCGGGGATTCGCAAGGGCCGGCCGCCTTCAGCGCGGCGCTCCTGCTCTGCAGCGGGTGTCTGACGGCTGTCACCCTGTTGTACTGCTTTTCACGCGACACCCGGGACCTCAGGCGGCCGGTTGGATGA
- a CDS encoding DUF4442 domain-containing protein, protein MNPIFERLAENPRIFRRLLNLWFPYLGAGIHVERIRPDWRRIDVRMRLRWYNRNYMGTHFGGSLFAMTDPFFVLMLIKNLGKGYWVWDIDARVRFIAPGRGTVRARFALSEAVVEQTRLAAAGGEKVLQTFTARVFDEKGDCVAEVEKTIYIRRKKHRSR, encoded by the coding sequence ATGAACCCCATCTTCGAACGGCTTGCGGAAAACCCGCGGATCTTCCGCCGGCTCTTGAACCTGTGGTTTCCCTATCTCGGCGCCGGGATACACGTCGAAAGGATCCGTCCGGACTGGCGCCGGATCGACGTACGCATGCGGCTGCGCTGGTACAACCGCAACTATATGGGGACCCACTTCGGGGGGAGCCTCTTTGCCATGACCGATCCGTTCTTTGTCCTCATGCTGATCAAGAACCTCGGCAAGGGCTACTGGGTGTGGGACATCGATGCCCGGGTGCGCTTCATCGCACCGGGCCGCGGGACCGTCCGCGCCCGTTTCGCGCTTTCGGAGGCGGTCGTCGAACAGACCCGGCTCGCAGCCGCCGGCGGAGAGAAGGTCCTGCAGACGTTTACGGCCCGGGTGTTCGACGAAAAGGGCGACTGTGTAGCCGAGGTCGAAAAAACCATTTATATCCGCCGGAAAAAGCACCGATCACGCTGA
- a CDS encoding aminotransferase class V-fold PLP-dependent enzyme produces MTIREEFPVTRSYTYLNHAAVSPMPRRVAAELARLNEDRVHHGIVMFPEWMKRIGEVRGLLARLIGAEYQEIAFVGNTSEGLSAVAGGIDWRPGDAVLVSRPDFPSNIYPWLDLERKGVQVIFVERREGIVDPGDVRRALRKGARLLAVSSVDFLTGGASDLQALGGLCREEGLLFCVDAIQSLGVLPIDVRSSGIHFLAAGGHKWLLGPLGCGMLYVDRETLRRLHPTQIGWRSVENEEDFFNIRYQLKSGAAKLEPGTPNVSGIYALGAAVELLLEAGIDTVRRRIFQLNDLLAAGLSERGLETVTPMSPAERSGILTFRPRGEALLLFKAMLKERVLVSERGGLIRLSPHFYNDEADAARFFEILDRLL; encoded by the coding sequence ATGACGATCAGAGAAGAATTTCCGGTCACCCGCTCCTATACCTACCTGAACCACGCAGCCGTCTCGCCGATGCCGCGGCGCGTGGCGGCGGAGCTGGCCCGTCTGAACGAAGACAGGGTGCACCACGGGATTGTCATGTTCCCGGAGTGGATGAAGCGGATCGGCGAGGTCCGCGGGCTCCTGGCGCGGCTGATCGGCGCGGAGTATCAGGAAATCGCCTTTGTCGGCAACACATCCGAGGGGCTGAGCGCGGTCGCGGGAGGGATCGACTGGCGGCCGGGCGACGCGGTCCTGGTGTCACGCCCTGACTTCCCGTCCAACATCTACCCCTGGCTCGATCTCGAGAGAAAGGGGGTCCAGGTGATCTTCGTGGAGCGCCGAGAGGGGATCGTGGACCCGGGCGATGTCCGCAGGGCGCTCAGGAAAGGGGCGCGGCTTCTGGCGGTCAGTTCGGTGGATTTTTTGACCGGTGGCGCCTCCGACTTGCAGGCCCTCGGCGGGCTTTGCCGGGAGGAGGGCCTCCTTTTCTGCGTCGATGCGATCCAGAGCCTCGGGGTGCTGCCGATCGATGTGCGGTCATCAGGGATTCATTTCCTCGCGGCGGGGGGGCACAAGTGGCTCCTGGGTCCCCTGGGATGCGGGATGCTCTATGTGGACCGGGAGACGCTCCGCCGGCTCCACCCGACGCAGATCGGCTGGAGGAGCGTCGAGAATGAAGAGGATTTTTTCAACATCCGTTACCAACTCAAGTCCGGCGCCGCCAAACTCGAACCCGGTACGCCGAATGTCTCCGGCATCTACGCACTGGGCGCTGCCGTCGAGCTCCTCCTGGAGGCGGGGATCGACACGGTCCGGCGCCGCATTTTCCAGCTGAACGATCTTCTGGCCGCGGGGCTTTCGGAAAGGGGCCTCGAAACCGTGACGCCGATGTCTCCCGCCGAGCGTTCGGGCATCCTGACCTTCCGCCCGCGCGGGGAGGCGCTGCTCCTCTTCAAGGCCATGCTGAAAGAGCGTGTGCTCGTCTCGGAGCGGGGCGGCCTGATCCGCCTCTCACCCCATTTCTACAACGACGAAGCCGATGCGGCGCGGTTTTTCGAGATCCTCGACAGGCTTTTGTAA